The following coding sequences lie in one Lysobacter capsici genomic window:
- the pqqE gene encoding pyrroloquinoline quinone biosynthesis protein PqqE → MSVEAASVVATTGLAPSKAPAPAPPLAVLLELTHRCPLSCPYCSNPLQLVGMREELATADWLRVLDQAAELGVLQVHYSGGEPTLRKDLPELLRHARALGLYCNLITSGVGVTRERLQELQQAGLDHLQLSIQDSQAAGADRIAGYAGSHERKLALARWCGELDLPLTLNAVVHRHNAERVAQMIDLALDLGAGRLEVAHTQYYGWGLSNRAALMPTRAQLDAVTAVVEDARQRLRGRLTIDYVTPDYYARRPKACMGGWAQRFVNITPDGKVLPCHAAETLTELRFDSVRDRSLGDIWRDSDAFVRYRGTDWMPEPCRGCERREIDWGGCRCQALALSGRADTLDPVCEKSPDHARVRALAQAESAAPAPEFIYRRLRATGAKAATD, encoded by the coding sequence ATGAGCGTCGAAGCCGCCAGCGTCGTCGCCACCACCGGACTTGCGCCCTCCAAGGCGCCGGCGCCCGCGCCGCCGCTCGCGGTGCTGCTGGAACTGACCCACCGCTGCCCGCTGTCGTGCCCGTACTGCTCCAACCCGCTGCAACTGGTCGGCATGCGCGAGGAACTGGCCACCGCCGACTGGCTGCGCGTACTCGATCAGGCCGCCGAACTCGGCGTGCTGCAAGTGCATTACTCCGGCGGTGAGCCGACCCTGCGCAAGGACCTGCCCGAACTGCTGCGCCACGCGCGCGCGCTCGGCCTGTACTGCAACCTGATCACCTCCGGCGTCGGCGTGACGCGCGAACGGCTGCAGGAGTTGCAGCAGGCCGGCCTCGACCATCTGCAACTGAGCATCCAGGACAGCCAGGCCGCGGGCGCCGACCGCATCGCCGGTTACGCCGGCAGCCACGAACGCAAGCTCGCGCTGGCGCGCTGGTGCGGCGAACTCGATCTGCCGCTGACCCTCAACGCCGTCGTGCATCGGCACAACGCCGAACGCGTCGCGCAGATGATCGATCTCGCGCTCGATCTGGGCGCGGGCCGGCTCGAAGTCGCGCACACCCAGTACTACGGCTGGGGCCTGAGCAATCGCGCCGCGTTGATGCCCACGCGCGCGCAGCTCGATGCGGTCACCGCCGTGGTCGAGGACGCGCGCCAGCGGCTGCGCGGGCGGCTGACCATCGACTACGTCACCCCGGACTATTACGCGCGCCGGCCCAAGGCCTGCATGGGCGGCTGGGCGCAGCGCTTCGTCAACATCACCCCGGACGGCAAGGTGCTGCCGTGTCACGCCGCCGAGACCCTGACCGAATTGCGCTTCGACTCGGTGCGCGACCGCAGCCTGGGCGACATATGGCGCGACTCCGACGCGTTCGTGCGCTACCGCGGCACCGACTGGATGCCCGAGCCCTGCCGCGGCTGCGAGCGCCGCGAAATCGACTGGGGCGGTTGCCGCTGCCAGGCGCTGGCGCTCAGCGGCCGCGCCGATACGCTCGACCCGGTGTGCGAGAAATCGCCCGATCACGCGCGGGTTCGCGCCTTGGCGCAAGCCGAGTCGGCCGCGCCGGCGCCGGAATTCATCTACCGCCGCCTGCGCGCGACGGGCGCCAAGGCCGCGACGGACTGA
- a CDS encoding pyridoxal phosphate-dependent aminotransferase, whose protein sequence is MPQLARRIGRAKPSAIMQVAEKAKRLKAEGRDIISFSIGVPNFLPGDHVYAAVREALAKDSGQYGSNRGADALLDAFIEHMGKIGLSGYGRVNVATGIGAKHVIYNIAEALLDEGDTIVFPTPYWTSYLDIAEIVNAKIDLLPCPASQDYKLTPEQLDAALAKKPRVFLFNNPSNPTGMVYGKEEIDALADVVAKYPDTWVITDDIYNRMVFDGLGYHNFVHSRPELRDRVIFIDSLSKTYGMPGWRVGFMAGPEVIAQAVTTMNSNHITNIPEIVTAAAVAALSGPQDVPTARCAEFQAKRDQVMDVMNSIPGVICPRPQGAFYVFPDISVAFGKTHGPSGLKIENDMDLCNALLETKGVACVPGSAFGEPRALRISYTCPTPQLAPGLQRFQEFFAELA, encoded by the coding sequence ATGCCCCAGCTCGCCCGGCGCATCGGTCGCGCCAAGCCCAGCGCGATCATGCAGGTTGCCGAAAAGGCCAAGCGGCTCAAGGCCGAAGGCCGCGACATCATCAGCTTCTCGATCGGCGTTCCCAACTTCCTGCCCGGCGATCACGTCTACGCCGCCGTGCGCGAAGCCCTGGCCAAGGACAGCGGCCAGTACGGCAGCAACCGCGGCGCCGACGCGCTGCTGGACGCGTTCATCGAGCACATGGGCAAGATCGGCCTGAGCGGCTACGGCCGGGTCAACGTCGCCACCGGCATCGGCGCCAAGCACGTGATCTACAACATCGCCGAGGCGCTGTTGGACGAAGGCGACACCATCGTCTTCCCGACCCCGTACTGGACCAGCTATCTCGACATCGCCGAGATCGTCAACGCCAAGATCGACCTGCTGCCGTGCCCGGCCTCGCAGGACTACAAGCTCACGCCCGAACAGCTCGACGCCGCGCTGGCCAAGAAGCCGCGCGTATTCCTGTTCAACAATCCCTCCAACCCGACCGGCATGGTCTACGGGAAGGAAGAGATCGATGCGCTGGCCGACGTCGTCGCCAAGTACCCGGACACCTGGGTCATCACCGACGACATCTACAACCGCATGGTGTTCGACGGCCTGGGCTATCACAACTTCGTGCACTCGCGTCCCGAGCTGCGCGACCGGGTGATCTTCATCGACTCGCTGTCCAAGACCTACGGCATGCCGGGCTGGCGGGTGGGCTTCATGGCCGGTCCGGAAGTGATCGCGCAGGCCGTGACCACGATGAATTCCAACCACATCACCAACATCCCGGAAATCGTCACCGCCGCCGCCGTGGCCGCGCTGTCGGGTCCGCAGGACGTGCCGACCGCCCGCTGCGCCGAGTTCCAGGCCAAGCGCGATCAGGTCATGGACGTGATGAACTCGATCCCGGGCGTGATCTGCCCGCGTCCGCAGGGCGCGTTCTACGTGTTCCCGGACATCAGCGTCGCGTTCGGCAAGACCCACGGACCGAGCGGGCTGAAGATCGAAAACGACATGGACTTGTGCAACGCATTGCTGGAAACCAAGGGCGTGGCCTGCGTGCCGGGCTCGGCGTTCGGCGAACCACGCGCGCTGCGCATCAGCTACACCTGTCCGACGCCGCAGCTGGCGCCGGGCCTGCAGCGGTTCCAGGAATTCTTCGCCGAGCTCGCCTGA
- a CDS encoding malate dehydrogenase: protein MKTPVRVAVTGAAGQIGYSLLFRIASGEMLGKDQPVILQLLELPLEKAQAALKGVIMELEDCAFPLLAGVVGTDDAEVAFKDADIALLVGARPRGPGMERKDLLLENAKIFTAQGAALNKVASRNVKVLVVGNPANTNAYIAMKSAPDLPAKNFTAMLRLDHNRALSQLAAKAGVAVGDIESLVVWGNHSPTMYPDYRFATVNGQSLKDKINDAEWNANTFIPQVGKRGAAIIEARGLSSAASAANAAIDHVRDWVLGSNGKWVTMGVPSDGSYGIPETVMYGVPVITENGEYKRVEGLEVDAFSRAAMDKTLAELEEERAGVAHLLG from the coding sequence ATGAAGACCCCCGTCCGCGTTGCCGTCACCGGTGCTGCCGGCCAGATCGGCTACTCGCTGCTGTTCCGCATCGCTTCCGGCGAAATGCTCGGCAAGGATCAGCCCGTCATCCTGCAGTTGCTCGAACTGCCGCTGGAGAAGGCCCAGGCCGCGCTCAAGGGCGTGATCATGGAGTTGGAAGACTGCGCGTTCCCGCTGCTGGCCGGCGTGGTCGGCACCGACGACGCCGAAGTCGCGTTCAAGGACGCCGACATCGCCCTGCTGGTCGGCGCGCGTCCGCGCGGCCCGGGCATGGAGCGCAAGGACCTGCTGCTGGAAAACGCGAAGATCTTCACCGCCCAGGGCGCGGCGTTGAACAAGGTGGCTTCGCGCAACGTCAAGGTGCTGGTGGTCGGCAATCCGGCCAACACCAACGCCTACATCGCGATGAAGTCGGCGCCGGACCTGCCGGCCAAGAACTTCACCGCGATGCTGCGCCTGGACCACAACCGCGCGCTGAGCCAGCTCGCCGCGAAGGCCGGCGTCGCCGTGGGCGACATCGAAAGCCTGGTGGTGTGGGGCAACCACAGCCCGACCATGTACCCGGACTACCGCTTCGCCACCGTCAACGGGCAGTCGCTGAAGGACAAGATCAACGACGCCGAGTGGAACGCGAACACCTTCATCCCGCAGGTCGGCAAGCGCGGCGCGGCGATCATCGAAGCGCGCGGCCTGTCGTCGGCGGCGTCGGCGGCCAATGCCGCGATCGACCACGTGCGCGATTGGGTGCTCGGCAGCAACGGCAAGTGGGTGACCATGGGCGTGCCGTCCGACGGCAGCTACGGCATCCCGGAGACGGTGATGTACGGCGTGCCGGTGATCACCGAAAACGGCGAGTACAAGCGCGTGGAAGGCCTGGAAGTGGACGCGTTCAGCCGCGCCGCGATGGACAAGACCCTGGCCGAGCTCGAGGAAGAGCGCGCCGGCGTGGCGCATCTGCTGGGTTGA
- a CDS encoding DUF2127 domain-containing protein, producing the protein MTETETHYDANPKAHPGLHVIAAVEAVKGALALSAASGLELLGPAPLQRWIGELIKRFHLDPEHGSLAWLAHTISPHSVHLAAAVVLAYGLLHLVEAWGLWKAKAWASWLGCLGAALYLPFDIYAMFRHPGWLATAVLIINLIVVWVLARDILKRRQ; encoded by the coding sequence ATGACCGAAACCGAAACGCACTACGACGCCAACCCCAAGGCCCACCCGGGCCTGCATGTGATCGCCGCGGTCGAAGCGGTCAAGGGCGCGCTGGCGCTGAGCGCGGCGAGCGGCCTGGAATTGCTCGGCCCGGCGCCGCTGCAGCGCTGGATCGGCGAGTTGATCAAACGCTTCCATCTGGACCCCGAGCACGGCTCGCTGGCCTGGCTCGCCCACACCATCAGCCCGCATTCGGTGCATCTGGCCGCGGCGGTGGTGCTCGCCTACGGATTGCTGCACCTGGTCGAAGCCTGGGGCCTGTGGAAGGCGAAGGCCTGGGCCTCGTGGCTCGGCTGCCTCGGCGCCGCGCTGTACCTGCCGTTCGACATCTACGCGATGTTCCGCCACCCCGGCTGGCTGGCCACCGCGGTGCTGATCATCAACCTGATCGTGGTGTGGGTGCTGGCGCGCGACATTCTCAAGCGGCGGCAGTGA
- a CDS encoding DUF6053 domain-containing protein yields MMKKTASGRLFLFRLGTVCRCGDFCPEPEPEPESESEPESESESESGFVAIWTKSIGPEGPPTKDFEALEVFCGRGYLPRRPQIRCDDLRSDRGFAVI; encoded by the coding sequence ATGATGAAAAAGACGGCCAGCGGCCGTCTTTTTCTTTTTCGGCTGGGAACTGTCTGCCGGTGCGGTGATTTCTGCCCCGAGCCTGAGCCTGAGCCCGAGTCCGAGTCCGAGCCCGAGTCCGAGTCCGAGTCCGAGTCCGGCTTTGTAGCGATCTGGACCAAGAGCATCGGGCCTGAAGGCCCTCCCACAAAAGACTTCGAAGCTCTCGAGGTCTTTTGTGGGAGGGGCTATCTGCCCCGACGCCCTCAGATCCGATGCGACGATCTCCGCTCAGATCGCGGCTTCGCCGTGATCTGA
- the pqqC gene encoding pyrroloquinoline-quinone synthase PqqC, which translates to MGDDALLTPAQLEARLRAIGAERYHDKHPFHHLLHSGRLNRGQVQAWALNRFEYQRCIPLKDAALLARIEDPQLRRVWRQRIVDHDGERDGDGGIARWLHLTDALGLDRATVESGRALLPATRFAVQAYIHFVRERSLLEAIASSLTELFAPTIIGQRVSGMLANYDFVSRQSLAYFDSRLHQAPQDANFALDYVKRHALTRAQQDAVCAALRFKCEVLWSMLDALHLAYVEPRLIPPGAFRPDEAGPDEAGA; encoded by the coding sequence ATCGGCGACGATGCGTTGTTGACCCCGGCGCAACTGGAAGCGCGGCTGCGCGCGATCGGCGCGGAGCGCTATCACGACAAACACCCCTTCCATCACCTGCTGCACAGCGGCCGGTTGAACCGCGGCCAGGTCCAGGCCTGGGCGCTCAACCGTTTCGAATACCAGCGTTGCATCCCGCTCAAGGACGCCGCCCTGCTCGCCCGCATCGAGGACCCGCAACTGCGCCGGGTCTGGCGCCAGCGCATCGTCGATCACGACGGCGAGCGCGACGGCGACGGCGGCATCGCGCGCTGGCTGCACCTGACCGATGCGCTCGGCCTGGACCGGGCGACGGTCGAATCCGGCCGCGCGCTGCTGCCGGCGACGCGGTTCGCGGTGCAGGCGTATATCCACTTCGTGCGCGAACGCAGCCTGCTCGAAGCGATCGCCTCCTCGCTGACCGAACTGTTCGCGCCGACCATCATCGGCCAGCGGGTCAGCGGCATGCTGGCCAATTACGATTTCGTCTCGCGCCAGTCGCTGGCCTACTTCGATTCGCGCCTGCACCAGGCGCCGCAGGACGCCAACTTCGCCCTCGACTACGTCAAGCGCCACGCCCTCACCCGCGCGCAGCAGGACGCGGTGTGCGCGGCGCTGCGATTCAAATGCGAGGTGCTGTGGTCGATGCTCGATGCCTTGCATCTGGCCTATGTCGAACCGCGCTTGATCCCGCCGGGCGCGTTCCGCCCGGATGAAGCCGGCCCGGACGAGGCCGGCGCATGA
- a CDS encoding glutaredoxin family protein, translated as MRVTTVLWIALAAAVGIGGVKLIKANGLDLFASRPAELKPDDPRHTTGDKRIVMLAADWCGYCEKLRKDFELANVRYSLIDIDTEAGQRAMEAVGARGVPVTIIGQDIVYGYNLDQIKDRMEPLGYRL; from the coding sequence ATGCGCGTCACCACCGTGCTCTGGATCGCCCTGGCCGCCGCCGTCGGCATCGGCGGGGTCAAGCTGATCAAGGCGAACGGCTTGGACCTGTTCGCCTCGCGTCCGGCCGAACTCAAGCCGGACGATCCGCGCCACACGACCGGCGACAAGCGCATCGTGATGCTGGCCGCGGACTGGTGCGGCTACTGCGAAAAACTGCGCAAGGATTTCGAACTGGCCAACGTGCGCTACAGCCTGATCGACATCGACACCGAAGCCGGCCAGCGCGCGATGGAGGCCGTCGGCGCGCGCGGCGTGCCGGTCACCATCATCGGCCAGGACATCGTCTACGGTTACAACCTGGACCAGATCAAGGACCGGATGGAGCCGCTCGGCTACCGCCTGTAA
- the pqqA gene encoding pyrroloquinoline quinone precursor peptide PqqA, translated as MKTWSKPQIREISVGCEINSYSSGDLF; from the coding sequence ATGAAGACCTGGTCCAAGCCTCAGATCCGCGAAATCTCGGTCGGCTGCGAAATCAATTCGTACTCCTCCGGCGACCTGTTCTGA
- the typA gene encoding translational GTPase TypA, which produces MSIERLRNIAIVAHVDHGKTTLVDCLLKQSGTLSERTVLAERAMDSNDQEKERGITILAKNTAITWQGNRINIVDTPGHADFGGEVERVLSMVDSVLILVDAMDGPMPQTRFVTQKAFAMGFKPIVVVNKIDRPGARPDWVIDQVFDLFDKLGATNEQLDFPIVYASALHGYASLDDAARSGDMTPLYEAIMKHVPPPEVDLDGPFQMRISQLDYSNFVGLIGIGRIQRGKVRRNMPVSVVDREGKKRQGKVLQVLGFMGLERLETEEAEAGDIVAISGVADLSISDTVCALDTPEALPALTVDEPTISMTFQVNNSPFAGQKEHSGGKFLTSRQLRERLQRETLHNVALKVEEGSDPDKFLVSGRGELHLSVLIENMRREGFELAVSRPEVIIKEIDGKLMEPVEQLVVDIEEQHQGGVMEKLGTRKAQLKDMVSDGKGRVRLDYMIPARGLIGFQNEFRTLTQGSGLLFHVFDHYGPKEQGAIAKRINGVMIANAPGTTPAYSLGPLQERGKLFAAEGDNVYEGQLIGIHSKDNDLTVNAIKTKPLTNMRASGKDDAIQLSPAIKYTLEQALDFIEDDELVEVTPKEIRLRKKFLTESDRKRASRAA; this is translated from the coding sequence ATGTCCATCGAACGCCTGCGCAATATCGCCATCGTCGCCCACGTCGACCACGGCAAGACCACCCTCGTCGACTGCCTGTTGAAGCAGTCCGGCACCCTGTCCGAACGCACGGTGCTCGCCGAGCGCGCGATGGACAGCAACGACCAGGAAAAGGAACGTGGCATCACGATCCTGGCCAAGAACACCGCCATCACCTGGCAGGGCAACCGCATCAACATCGTCGACACCCCGGGCCACGCCGACTTCGGCGGCGAGGTCGAGCGCGTGCTGTCGATGGTCGACTCGGTGCTGATCCTGGTCGACGCGATGGACGGCCCGATGCCGCAGACCCGCTTCGTCACCCAGAAGGCCTTCGCGATGGGCTTCAAGCCGATCGTGGTGGTCAACAAGATCGACCGCCCGGGCGCCCGTCCGGACTGGGTCATCGACCAGGTGTTCGACCTGTTCGACAAGCTCGGCGCCACCAACGAGCAGCTCGACTTCCCGATCGTCTACGCCTCGGCGCTGCACGGCTACGCCAGCCTGGACGACGCCGCGCGCTCGGGCGACATGACCCCGCTGTACGAAGCGATCATGAAGCACGTCCCGCCGCCGGAAGTCGATCTCGACGGCCCGTTCCAGATGCGCATCAGCCAGCTGGACTACAGCAACTTCGTCGGCCTGATCGGCATCGGCCGCATCCAGCGCGGCAAGGTCCGCCGCAACATGCCGGTCAGCGTGGTCGACCGCGAAGGCAAGAAGCGCCAGGGCAAGGTCCTGCAGGTGCTCGGCTTCATGGGCCTTGAGCGCCTGGAGACCGAGGAAGCCGAGGCCGGCGACATCGTCGCCATCTCCGGCGTCGCCGACCTGTCGATCTCCGACACCGTGTGCGCGCTGGACACCCCGGAAGCCCTGCCCGCGCTGACCGTGGACGAGCCGACCATCAGCATGACCTTCCAGGTGAACAACTCGCCGTTCGCCGGCCAGAAGGAACACAGCGGCGGCAAGTTCCTCACCAGCCGCCAGCTGCGCGAGCGCCTGCAGCGCGAAACGCTGCACAACGTGGCGCTGAAGGTCGAAGAAGGCTCCGATCCGGACAAGTTCCTGGTCTCGGGCCGCGGCGAACTGCACCTGTCGGTGCTGATCGAGAACATGCGCCGCGAAGGGTTCGAGCTGGCCGTGTCGCGCCCGGAAGTCATCATCAAGGAAATCGACGGCAAGCTGATGGAGCCGGTCGAGCAACTGGTGGTCGACATCGAAGAGCAGCACCAGGGCGGCGTCATGGAGAAGCTCGGCACCCGCAAGGCCCAGTTGAAGGACATGGTGTCCGACGGCAAGGGTCGCGTGCGCCTGGACTACATGATCCCGGCCCGCGGCCTGATCGGTTTCCAGAACGAGTTCCGCACCCTGACCCAGGGTTCGGGCCTGCTGTTCCATGTGTTCGACCACTACGGTCCGAAGGAACAGGGCGCGATCGCCAAGCGCATCAACGGCGTGATGATCGCCAATGCGCCGGGCACCACCCCGGCCTATTCGCTTGGGCCGCTGCAGGAACGCGGCAAGCTGTTTGCCGCCGAAGGCGACAACGTGTACGAGGGCCAGCTGATCGGCATCCACTCCAAGGACAACGACCTCACCGTCAACGCGATCAAGACCAAGCCGCTGACCAACATGCGCGCTTCGGGCAAGGACGATGCGATCCAGCTGAGCCCGGCGATCAAGTACACGCTGGAGCAGGCGCTGGACTTCATCGAGGACGACGAGCTGGTCGAAGTCACGCCGAAGGAAATCCGCCTGCGCAAGAAGTTCCTCACCGAAAGCGATCGCAAGCGCGCCTCGCGCGCGGCCTGA
- a CDS encoding LuxR C-terminal-related transcriptional regulator produces MSDTLRILIADDHPMFRAALRFALGEIAPGAAMVEVSSQSALEAAIASGEEFDLAMLDLMMPGAMGFSSLVYARGERPELPVVIISSNEHPRTIRRAQQFGASGFVPKSAPSTVLAEAVNAVLAGNIWFPPQQVERDEGDAQLADRLAQLTPQQMRVLLRLADGLLNKQIAYELSLAENTVKIHVTAILRKLGCHSRTQAAVLVKGLSLEDDAAGLHD; encoded by the coding sequence ATGAGCGACACCCTGCGCATCCTGATCGCCGACGACCACCCGATGTTCCGGGCGGCGTTGCGCTTCGCGCTGGGCGAGATCGCGCCCGGCGCGGCGATGGTCGAGGTGTCCAGCCAGAGCGCGCTGGAAGCGGCGATCGCCAGCGGCGAGGAGTTCGACCTGGCCATGCTCGACCTGATGATGCCCGGCGCGATGGGTTTCTCCTCGCTGGTGTACGCGCGCGGCGAACGCCCCGAACTGCCGGTGGTGATCATTTCCTCGAACGAACACCCGCGCACGATCCGCCGCGCGCAGCAGTTCGGCGCGTCGGGTTTCGTGCCCAAGTCGGCGCCGTCGACGGTGCTGGCCGAAGCGGTCAACGCGGTGCTCGCCGGCAACATCTGGTTTCCGCCGCAGCAGGTCGAACGCGACGAAGGCGACGCGCAACTCGCCGATCGCCTCGCCCAGCTCACCCCGCAGCAGATGCGGGTGCTGTTGCGACTGGCCGACGGCCTGCTCAACAAGCAGATCGCCTACGAGCTGTCGCTGGCCGAGAACACGGTCAAGATCCATGTCACCGCGATCCTGCGCAAACTCGGCTGCCATTCGCGCACGCAGGCGGCGGTGTTGGTGAAGGGGCTGTCGCTGGAAGACGACGCGGCGGGCTTGCACGACTAG
- the pqqD gene encoding pyrroloquinoline quinone biosynthesis peptide chaperone PqqD, which produces MSAAIEATAVPRFPAGVRLQHDRARDQWVLLAPERVVELDEIAHAVLARVDAASDVEAIVQALAAEYGAEPAQVHDDVIELFATLLEKRMLALSTPMP; this is translated from the coding sequence ATGAGCGCGGCGATCGAAGCCACCGCGGTGCCGCGTTTCCCGGCCGGGGTTCGCCTGCAGCACGACCGCGCGCGCGATCAATGGGTGCTGCTCGCGCCCGAACGCGTGGTCGAACTCGACGAGATCGCCCACGCCGTGCTCGCCCGCGTCGACGCCGCCAGCGATGTCGAGGCCATCGTGCAGGCGCTCGCGGCCGAGTACGGCGCGGAACCTGCGCAAGTGCATGACGACGTGATCGAACTGTTCGCGACCTTGCTGGAAAAACGCATGCTCGCCCTGAGTACGCCGATGCCATGA
- a CDS encoding peptidylprolyl isomerase, whose product MSLIATFDTSRGPIRVELAADKAPLTVANFVNLAQRGFYDGLAFHRVIPNFMVQGGCPQGTGTGGPGYRFEDETRNGLSHQRGVLSMANAGPGTNGSQFFITHVVCDWLDGKHTVFGKVLDGQEIVDTIKQGDAINSIKIEGDTAAVLAAKADRVADWNKILDENKRP is encoded by the coding sequence ATGAGCCTGATCGCCACCTTCGACACCTCGCGCGGCCCGATCCGCGTCGAACTCGCCGCCGACAAGGCGCCGCTGACCGTCGCCAACTTCGTCAACCTGGCCCAGCGCGGCTTCTACGACGGCCTGGCCTTCCACCGCGTGATCCCGAACTTCATGGTCCAGGGCGGCTGCCCGCAGGGCACCGGCACCGGCGGCCCGGGCTACCGTTTCGAGGACGAAACCCGCAACGGCCTGAGCCACCAGCGCGGCGTGCTGTCGATGGCCAATGCCGGCCCGGGCACCAACGGCAGCCAGTTCTTCATCACCCACGTCGTGTGCGACTGGCTCGACGGCAAGCACACCGTGTTCGGCAAGGTGCTCGACGGCCAGGAGATCGTCGACACGATCAAGCAGGGCGACGCGATCAACTCGATCAAGATCGAAGGCGACACCGCCGCGGTGCTGGCCGCCAAGGCCGATCGCGTGGCCGACTGGAACAAGATCCTCGACGAGAACAAGCGCCCGTAA
- the pqqB gene encoding pyrroloquinoline quinone biosynthesis protein PqqB: protein MRILVLGAAAGGGYPQWNCNTPGSQRAWRQEPGHQRRTQASIAVSADNERWLLINASPDFRQQILAQPALWPKRDLRHSPIEAVLLTSGEIDHIAGLLSMRERQRFDLWASARVLDVLSQNPIFDSLHPDYVARKALSLDTPIEVAGHDAPLGLRVTAFSVPGKVPLFMESRANGNLQGGDEETVGLEISDGRERFLYIPGCAAMTDDLRRRLHGASLVLFDGTLWRDDEMVRAGVGSKTGARMGHMNIAGDGGEDGGTLAAFAPLEVRRKLFIHLNTTNPLLDDHSPERAQARAHGWEVAEDGMELQL, encoded by the coding sequence ATGCGCATCCTCGTACTCGGTGCGGCGGCCGGAGGCGGCTACCCGCAGTGGAACTGCAACACCCCCGGCAGCCAGCGCGCCTGGCGCCAGGAACCCGGCCATCAACGCCGCACCCAGGCCAGCATCGCGGTCAGCGCCGACAACGAGCGCTGGTTGCTGATCAACGCCTCGCCCGACTTCCGCCAGCAGATCCTCGCCCAGCCCGCGCTGTGGCCCAAACGCGATCTGCGCCACTCGCCGATCGAAGCGGTGCTGCTGACCAGCGGCGAGATCGATCACATCGCAGGATTGCTGTCGATGCGCGAACGCCAGCGCTTCGACCTGTGGGCGAGCGCGCGCGTGCTGGATGTGCTGAGCCAGAATCCGATCTTCGATTCGCTGCATCCCGACTACGTCGCGCGTAAAGCGCTGAGCCTGGATACGCCGATCGAGGTCGCAGGCCACGACGCGCCGCTGGGCCTGCGGGTCACCGCCTTCAGCGTGCCCGGCAAGGTGCCGTTGTTCATGGAGTCACGCGCGAACGGCAATTTGCAAGGCGGCGACGAAGAAACGGTTGGCCTGGAAATCAGCGACGGCCGCGAACGTTTCCTCTACATCCCCGGCTGCGCGGCGATGACCGACGACCTGCGCCGGCGCCTGCACGGCGCCTCGCTGGTGTTGTTCGACGGCACCTTGTGGCGCGACGACGAAATGGTCCGCGCCGGCGTCGGCAGCAAGACCGGCGCGCGCATGGGCCATATGAACATCGCCGGCGACGGCGGCGAGGACGGCGGCACGCTCGCTGCATTCGCGCCGCTCGAAGTACGGCGCAAACTGTTCATCCATCTCAACACCACCAACCCGCTGCTCGACGATCACTCGCCCGAACGCGCTCAAGCGCGCGCGCACGGCTGGGAAGTCGCCGAGGACGGCATGGAGCTGCAGCTGTGA